The proteins below come from a single Chloroflexota bacterium genomic window:
- a CDS encoding alpha/beta fold hydrolase — protein MSAWKRQLIAGGSNLFINQNGARREREQEALQSELYDQIGRLKMELEWLKKKLPDSIEAKRSLIERNHPRITAPVPCIVMAHGLGGTKAMGLDRYETRFQAAGFAVLAFDYRFWGESAGEPRGLIWIPHQLEDYAAAVRYARSRGEIDPERIALWGTSMSGGHVVVTAAQDHRIACMAAQCPGLDGLVSAKKTYSRAGVDLRIAVHAQRDLARSWLGLLPHKIPVVGKPGNVALMTTPDAMDAFEQFIPPGYINEACARTAIRGDKYRPIKQAHEIRCPTLLQICEKDDLLPAGAVEETAMILGDLAELQRYPIGHFDVYMGENFEASVADQMAFFERNLSRT, from the coding sequence GTGAGCGCCTGGAAGCGACAGCTGATAGCAGGAGGAAGCAATCTATTCATCAACCAGAACGGAGCTCGTCGAGAGCGAGAGCAAGAAGCACTGCAATCGGAACTGTACGACCAGATCGGCCGGCTTAAGATGGAGTTGGAGTGGCTGAAAAAAAAGCTACCCGATTCGATTGAGGCCAAGCGGAGCCTGATCGAACGGAATCATCCACGGATCACAGCCCCGGTGCCGTGCATCGTGATGGCGCATGGCCTGGGCGGGACCAAGGCGATGGGTCTCGACCGCTACGAAACCCGCTTTCAGGCTGCCGGTTTCGCCGTTCTGGCATTTGATTACCGTTTCTGGGGTGAGAGCGCCGGTGAACCGCGGGGGTTGATCTGGATTCCACACCAACTGGAAGACTACGCGGCTGCAGTTCGGTACGCTCGAAGCCGCGGGGAGATCGATCCGGAAAGGATTGCCCTTTGGGGAACGTCGATGAGCGGCGGTCACGTGGTCGTGACGGCGGCCCAGGATCATCGAATCGCCTGCATGGCCGCCCAGTGCCCGGGATTAGATGGATTGGTATCCGCGAAGAAAACCTATTCACGGGCTGGAGTTGATCTTCGTATCGCCGTTCATGCCCAGCGGGACCTGGCGCGATCCTGGCTTGGCCTGTTGCCCCATAAGATACCGGTTGTGGGCAAGCCGGGAAACGTCGCCCTGATGACGACGCCAGATGCAATGGATGCTTTTGAACAGTTCATCCCACCCGGTTACATAAACGAGGCCTGTGCGCGAACCGCCATCCGCGGCGACAAATACAGGCCTATCAAACAGGCCCACGAAATTCGCTGCCCGACCCTGCTGCAGATCTGTGAGAAGGATGATCTGTTGCCTGCCGGTGCTGTCGAAGAGACAGCCATGATCCTGGGTGATCTGGCCGAACTCCAACGCTATCCCATTGGGCACTTTGATGTCTACATGGGCGAAAACTTCGAGGCCAGCGTTGCCGACCAGATGGCATTCTTCGAAAGGAATCTTTCCCGGACATGA
- a CDS encoding alpha/beta fold hydrolase: protein MRRILLLIGFVVALVGCGGRQQPSATPWATGTAVLAPTATSIPAAAPTPSPTATRRSTPTVSPTPTDTPSPTPTPIHPLSIEYLRQQSYPGSRLVIEETLAPGSNYDRYIASYASERLKQYGLLTVPRGQKPENGWPVIVFNHGYIAPSKYRTTERYVAYVDGFASNGYIVFRPDYRGHDRSEGRPSGAYNSPAYVIDVLNAVASLKQFPDADRQRIGMWGHSMGGWITLRSMVTTDDIKAGVIWGGVVGAYEDLLLSWRRGPTPTIDPNSLRGRSRFRWLGPYGSPQSNPEFWQAISANHFLDDLSGPIQLHHARGDKSVPVEFSEHLYEQGQEAGMPVELFTYAGDNHNISGNFAAAMARSLQFFDKVLDAPIAWADTDQPTVFSGGGPVNVRSGPGIGFEVVGRMESNESLPILGRNEDASWWQVEIETGPAWVAASVTIAAHFARVPVVGGAAG, encoded by the coding sequence ATGCGTCGCATTTTATTGTTGATTGGATTCGTGGTGGCCCTGGTCGGGTGTGGTGGTCGGCAGCAGCCTTCTGCTACCCCTTGGGCAACCGGGACGGCAGTGTTGGCACCCACCGCCACATCGATCCCCGCGGCGGCGCCTACACCGAGCCCGACGGCGACGCGGAGGTCGACGCCAACGGTTTCGCCCACGCCAACCGATACGCCCAGCCCAACCCCGACGCCGATTCATCCCCTCTCGATCGAATATCTGCGGCAACAGAGCTACCCGGGCAGCCGGTTGGTGATCGAGGAGACACTGGCGCCGGGCAGCAATTACGATCGGTATATTGCCTCCTATGCTTCAGAGAGGTTGAAACAGTATGGGCTGTTGACGGTACCGCGCGGCCAGAAACCGGAAAACGGTTGGCCCGTGATCGTTTTCAACCATGGCTACATTGCCCCAAGTAAATATCGCACTACGGAACGTTACGTGGCCTACGTCGATGGTTTTGCCAGCAACGGCTATATCGTCTTTCGACCAGACTACCGGGGACATGATCGGTCGGAGGGGCGGCCTTCCGGTGCTTACAATTCTCCGGCGTATGTGATTGATGTCCTGAACGCGGTGGCGTCACTCAAGCAGTTCCCTGACGCGGATCGGCAGCGCATCGGCATGTGGGGACATTCCATGGGCGGCTGGATCACTCTTCGCTCCATGGTCACCACGGACGACATCAAAGCAGGAGTGATATGGGGTGGGGTGGTAGGCGCCTACGAGGACCTGCTGCTGAGTTGGCGACGGGGGCCAACGCCGACCATCGATCCCAACAGCCTGCGCGGGCGATCCCGTTTTCGCTGGTTAGGGCCCTACGGTTCACCGCAGAGCAATCCCGAATTCTGGCAGGCGATCTCTGCCAACCATTTCCTGGATGATCTCTCGGGACCAATCCAGTTGCATCACGCGCGCGGGGACAAGTCAGTGCCGGTTGAATTCTCAGAGCATCTATATGAGCAGGGCCAGGAAGCCGGCATGCCGGTGGAGTTGTTCACCTACGCTGGCGATAACCATAATATCTCCGGGAATTTCGCTGCAGCCATGGCCAGGTCGCTGCAGTTCTTCGACAAGGTGCTGGACGCACCCATCGCGTGGGCTGACACCGATCAACCGACCGTGTTTTCGGGTGGCGGTCCGGTCAACGTGCGCAGTGGACCTGGGATCGGCTTTGAGGTTGTTGGTCGCATGGAGTCCAATGAGAGTCTGCCGATTCTGGGGCGTAACGAGGATGCCAGCTGGTGGCAGGTGGAGATTGAAACGGGGCCGGCATGGGTCGCCGCCAGCGTCACTATCGCCGCCCATTTCGCCCGGGTGCCAGTGGTAGGGGGCGCTGCCGGCTAG
- a CDS encoding RNA polymerase sigma factor: MHRAITDQEITTLVLRCQRGEVDAVETLYELYADRLYRYLLARTGEPDVATDLTTELFVRVIDRISRFKLNRRRPAASVSAWLYRIAANMVTDHYREQQRLPQVSLNEQWPLPATRGNPEKVTEKQEEFELLSQAMTALSEDQRLVIIGKFGEDMSNAEVAAWLGKTEGAVKSLQHRALRAMARFLKREEL; this comes from the coding sequence ATGCACCGAGCGATCACCGATCAAGAGATCACAACATTGGTCCTCCGCTGCCAGCGAGGCGAGGTGGACGCGGTCGAGACATTGTACGAGTTGTACGCCGACCGACTTTACCGCTACCTGCTGGCGCGTACCGGCGAACCGGATGTGGCCACAGATCTGACAACAGAGTTGTTCGTGCGAGTGATCGATCGCATCAGCAGATTCAAGCTCAACAGACGCCGGCCAGCAGCCTCCGTCAGCGCCTGGCTCTACCGAATCGCCGCCAACATGGTTACAGACCACTATCGAGAGCAGCAACGCCTGCCGCAGGTAAGTCTGAACGAACAATGGCCGCTACCGGCAACCAGGGGCAACCCGGAAAAAGTAACGGAGAAGCAAGAGGAATTTGAACTGCTGTCCCAGGCCATGACAGCACTGAGCGAGGATCAACGGCTAGTGATTATCGGCAAATTCGGTGAAGATATGAGCAACGCAGAGGTGGCGGCCTGGCTGGGCAAGACGGAAGGCGCTGTCAAGTCCTTGCAACATCGGGCGCTACGAGCAATGGCACGATTTCTGAAAAGAGAAGAGCTGTAA
- a CDS encoding tyrosine-type recombinase/integrase: protein MLEAGVNLRLIQIWLGHSSIKATARYTHLTRKSEDLAMEAIERVMDGLSW, encoded by the coding sequence ATGCTGGAAGCTGGGGTCAACCTGCGCCTGATCCAGATTTGGTTGGGTCATAGCTCCATCAAGGCCACTGCTCGTTACACCCATCTGACCCGTAAATCGGAAGATTTGGCCATGGAAGCCATTGAGCGGGTGATGGATGGGCTGTCATGGTAG
- a CDS encoding SAM-dependent methyltransferase, giving the protein MTDKNKKKQLPGILRFIIKLFQIILYIPIQIIFIPFFIVGLVDGMYKEMVNSKKLGVSFSAGQALQFRWFMHYLETRLDPLSVAFTKKFPCESHFGLWTTMGALIISQRLFGFKTRLSKVAEPDEANLAATSGSRVVTFDKIMEKYVDEMEQIVLPGAGFDLIALKVTKGKKVKVFELDQVNTLNVKVETLKKAGIKHDWITYIPVDYANESWADKLLETGFDKTKKTLFFWQSVSLYLEADIVKETLKDMADLCVDGSVIAQDFYSKAYSLGEYSFIAKRNMSLIESMGEPAKFGIDMSDDPKAAVESFLKECGLKMTEYTQFGEKLDIEPFYCIVEAEKP; this is encoded by the coding sequence ATGACAGATAAAAACAAAAAAAAACAGCTTCCCGGAATATTACGTTTCATAATTAAGCTTTTTCAAATCATTCTTTATATACCGATTCAAATAATCTTCATTCCTTTTTTTATTGTTGGACTAGTAGATGGAATGTACAAAGAAATGGTAAATAGCAAGAAACTGGGTGTCTCCTTCTCCGCAGGTCAAGCGCTTCAATTTAGGTGGTTCATGCATTATCTTGAGACCAGGCTGGATCCCCTTTCTGTTGCATTTACAAAAAAATTTCCATGTGAATCACATTTTGGTTTGTGGACGACTATGGGAGCGCTTATCATTTCCCAGCGGTTATTTGGCTTTAAAACCAGGCTTTCAAAAGTTGCTGAACCAGATGAGGCGAACTTAGCTGCCACTTCGGGTAGCCGGGTGGTCACGTTTGACAAGATAATGGAAAAATATGTTGATGAAATGGAGCAGATTGTCCTTCCTGGAGCTGGCTTTGATCTAATAGCCTTGAAAGTTACAAAAGGAAAAAAAGTAAAGGTTTTTGAACTCGACCAGGTTAATACACTAAATGTGAAAGTTGAAACATTGAAAAAAGCAGGTATAAAGCATGATTGGATCACCTATATCCCAGTCGATTATGCAAACGAATCTTGGGCTGATAAACTTTTAGAAACTGGTTTTGACAAAACAAAAAAGACTTTGTTCTTTTGGCAAAGCGTTTCTTTGTATTTAGAAGCTGATATTGTCAAAGAAACACTAAAGGATATGGCTGATTTATGTGTAGACGGAAGTGTCATTGCTCAAGACTTTTATTCCAAAGCATACAGTTTAGGTGAATATTCATTTATTGCTAAAAGAAACATGAGTTTGATAGAAAGTATGGGAGAGCCTGCGAAATTTGGTATAGATATGTCAGATGATCCTAAAGCGGCAGTTGAATCATTCCTAAAAGAATGCGGATTGAAAATGACAGAATACACTCAATTTGGTGAGAAACTTGATATTGAACCGTTTTACTGTATTGTTGAGGCTGAAAAACCATAA
- a CDS encoding ATP-binding protein has product MKLLESTMRSLTFKLTLAFLIVGLTGAVLVASFVGLRTQQAFDLFVLDRYQVDLVERLGNYFERNGSWQGVGNSVLRLPTRPVVLADANRVVRWAASRTMLGHELRQEMASRSIPIKHNGEVIGLVLFLDHGPSRLASRGSPEADFIRRLREAVIFGAMGAALIALILGIILARSISGPVRELTAATKVIAQGELGHQVQVRTQDELGELAESFNQMSQDLARASQLRRQMSADIAHELRTPLSVIMGYTEALSDGKLHGSPEMYDAMHGEVRLLGHLIDDLRILSLADAGELPLHRRPTAPVDLLERTAVAYGGHAAADGITLQVGAAQDMALIDVDPDRMAQVLGNLVSNALRHTAQGGTVLLSGSVSGDNVILSVQDSGSGIEPEHLPNIFKRFYRADEARTGNGESGLGLAIAKSIVEAHGGSILAENVPGAGARFSIVLPTADTG; this is encoded by the coding sequence ATGAAGCTACTTGAATCAACCATGCGTTCCCTGACCTTCAAACTCACTCTGGCCTTTCTGATCGTCGGTCTGACCGGCGCGGTTCTGGTCGCGTCGTTTGTCGGACTGCGCACACAACAGGCGTTTGATCTCTTTGTCCTGGACCGCTATCAGGTCGATTTGGTTGAGCGCCTGGGAAACTATTTCGAGCGGAATGGAAGTTGGCAGGGGGTCGGAAACTCGGTGCTACGGTTACCGACCAGGCCCGTTGTCCTGGCCGATGCCAACCGGGTCGTGCGGTGGGCGGCTTCGCGCACTATGCTGGGACACGAACTGCGGCAGGAGATGGCGTCCAGGTCAATCCCGATCAAGCATAACGGCGAAGTCATTGGTTTGGTTCTGTTTCTGGATCACGGCCCGTCGCGACTTGCTTCACGAGGTTCGCCGGAAGCTGACTTTATCAGGCGGTTAAGGGAGGCAGTTATTTTCGGTGCAATGGGAGCTGCTTTGATCGCTCTTATTCTTGGCATTATTCTGGCCCGCAGCATATCCGGGCCTGTGCGAGAGTTAACAGCGGCGACGAAAGTGATCGCGCAGGGGGAACTTGGCCATCAGGTCCAGGTGCGCACCCAGGATGAACTGGGTGAATTGGCCGAGTCCTTCAATCAGATGAGTCAGGATCTGGCCAGAGCCAGCCAGTTACGGCGCCAGATGAGCGCTGACATTGCCCACGAACTGCGCACTCCTCTCAGCGTTATCATGGGTTATACGGAAGCCTTGTCCGATGGCAAGCTGCATGGCTCGCCAGAGATGTACGATGCCATGCACGGCGAGGTGCGGCTGTTGGGCCATCTGATCGATGATCTGCGGATCCTTTCTCTTGCCGATGCCGGGGAACTGCCGTTGCATCGACGGCCTACGGCGCCGGTCGATCTATTGGAGCGTACGGCGGTGGCCTACGGGGGGCACGCTGCGGCCGATGGCATCACGCTTCAGGTTGGCGCGGCGCAGGATATGGCGTTGATCGACGTGGATCCCGACCGCATGGCGCAGGTGTTGGGCAACCTTGTCAGCAATGCGCTGCGTCATACAGCGCAAGGTGGTACGGTCCTGCTGTCTGGCTCGGTCAGCGGCGACAACGTGATCCTTTCGGTTCAGGACAGCGGAAGCGGTATTGAGCCGGAACACCTTCCTAATATCTTCAAACGCTTCTACCGTGCCGACGAGGCCCGTACGGGAAACGGCGAGTCGGGCCTTGGTCTGGCTATTGCCAAATCGATTGTCGAGGCCCACGGAGGCAGCATTCTGGCGGAAAATGTGCCTGGTGCGGGAGCCCGGTTTAGCATTGTGCTGCCGACCGCGGATACAGGCTGA
- a CDS encoding type I phosphomannose isomerase catalytic subunit, with amino-acid sequence MAEQPLYPMTFDPAFKAYIWGGRNLETLGRTLPPETIIAESWEIAGHEDGTSTVNNGPYAGQLLTEVHANLGLDLIGHNNAWAQERHKFPLLVKLLDANRPLSVQVHPDDDYALAHEGNELGKTEMWVVLHAEPGAELILGVTRGTTPEAFEKAIAENRLEPFLHRIQVKAGDHVCVPAGTLHAIMGGLIIAEIQQNSNTTYRVYDWGRLDASGHPRPLHIDKAMDVINFDQVETQLLPPKPIETRDGVRRSLLCSNRYFVTERVAFERGASFEGECNGNTLEIWGIVNGTAEIESVSLEAVEFALLPAAMGAFSVHARSDVIALRCYCPG; translated from the coding sequence ATGGCAGAACAGCCATTGTATCCGATGACTTTCGATCCGGCATTTAAGGCCTATATCTGGGGCGGGCGCAACCTGGAAACCCTGGGGCGCACCCTGCCGCCAGAGACGATCATCGCTGAAAGCTGGGAGATCGCCGGCCACGAGGATGGCACCTCGACGGTCAACAACGGCCCTTATGCAGGCCAGCTGTTGACCGAGGTACACGCCAACCTGGGTCTCGATCTGATCGGCCACAACAATGCCTGGGCCCAGGAACGCCACAAGTTTCCTCTTTTGGTCAAACTGTTGGATGCCAACCGCCCCCTTTCTGTCCAGGTGCATCCCGACGATGACTACGCCCTGGCCCATGAAGGCAACGAGCTGGGCAAGACCGAAATGTGGGTCGTGCTGCACGCCGAACCTGGCGCTGAACTGATACTCGGCGTCACCCGGGGAACCACACCGGAAGCGTTCGAAAAAGCCATTGCCGAAAATCGGCTGGAGCCCTTCCTGCATCGCATCCAGGTCAAGGCGGGTGACCACGTGTGCGTGCCTGCCGGCACCCTGCATGCGATCATGGGCGGCTTGATCATCGCCGAGATCCAGCAAAACTCCAACACCACCTACCGGGTCTACGATTGGGGGCGCCTGGACGCCAGCGGACATCCCCGTCCTCTGCACATCGACAAGGCCATGGATGTCATCAACTTCGACCAGGTCGAAACGCAGCTCCTTCCCCCAAAGCCGATCGAAACACGCGATGGCGTGCGGCGCTCGCTTCTCTGTAGCAACCGCTATTTTGTCACCGAGAGAGTGGCGTTTGAAAGGGGAGCCTCGTTCGAAGGCGAGTGCAACGGGAATACCCTGGAAATTTGGGGGATCGTAAACGGCACCGCCGAAATAGAAAGTGTTTCGCTGGAAGCTGTGGAATTTGCCCTGCTGCCCGCAGCCATGGGGGCATTTTCGGTGCACGCACGTTCCGATGTGATCGCTCTGCGCTGCTATTGTCCCGGCTAA
- a CDS encoding response regulator transcription factor, whose amino-acid sequence MVKTILIVDDKKELRVMLKAYLEQESFRVVTAATGKEALFVARHEKPDLIVLDLMMPEMGGFDFMRAYRREADVPVIMLTAKLTESDKVLGLELGADDYVCKPFSMRELTARIRAVFRRVDRQSLRSDLLRSADITLDRETRFVTVDDRRVELTPSEFELLAVFMTAPGRAFSRSDLLDRLQGDDYEGFERTIDVHIRNLRSKIEANPGEPRYIETIYGVGYRFVAE is encoded by the coding sequence ATGGTAAAGACCATTCTGATCGTCGACGACAAAAAAGAACTGCGGGTTATGCTGAAGGCTTACCTGGAACAGGAGAGTTTCCGGGTGGTCACGGCGGCGACAGGCAAGGAGGCGCTGTTTGTGGCTCGCCATGAGAAACCCGATCTCATTGTTTTGGATCTGATGATGCCAGAAATGGGAGGATTTGATTTCATGCGGGCCTATCGCCGGGAGGCGGATGTGCCGGTCATCATGCTGACGGCAAAGCTTACCGAAAGTGATAAGGTTCTGGGCCTCGAGCTTGGTGCCGACGATTATGTTTGCAAACCCTTCAGCATGCGCGAACTGACCGCTCGAATTCGTGCTGTATTCAGGCGTGTTGACAGGCAATCGCTACGGAGTGACCTCCTCCGCTCAGCAGATATCACGCTCGATCGGGAAACCCGGTTTGTCACCGTGGACGACCGTCGCGTTGAACTGACCCCATCGGAGTTCGAATTGCTGGCGGTTTTCATGACGGCTCCCGGCCGGGCATTTTCCCGCAGTGATCTTCTCGACCGGTTGCAGGGTGACGATTATGAGGGATTCGAACGTACGATCGATGTTCATATACGCAATCTGCGGTCCAAGATTGAAGCCAATCCCGGTGAACCTCGTTATATCGAAACAATCTACGGGGTTGGGTATCGCTTTGTGGCGGAATGA
- a CDS encoding transposase zinc-binding domain-containing protein produces the protein MVELAEIFRQHGSTYRQKYGDRMLPSHLAAMRNIEQCRTETLGGHVYRCPPGNMLS, from the coding sequence ATGGTAGAGCTGGCTGAGATCTTTCGCCAGCATGGATCCACCTATCGCCAGAAGTACGGTGACCGCATGCTGCCCAGCCACCTTGCAGCGATGCGCAATATCGAGCAGTGTCGCACAGAGACTCTCGGTGGTCATGTCTATCGCTGTCCTCCTGGGAACATGCTTTCATGA
- a CDS encoding DinB family protein produces MTEKTTSKDQLLARYAAGYGQLSELLEGLSESDLNRAVAADQWPIRKIVHHLADGEPVYGLLIKIAVGTPGSKVRLGDYPGNEPWSEALHWANRAIEPAVALFKAQREDTTALLRQRPDAWDQQIRFEMPQEQDEISMTVTQMIQVLVDHLDEHAAEIEDIRKKHNL; encoded by the coding sequence ATGACAGAAAAAACCACTTCCAAGGATCAACTCTTGGCACGCTACGCAGCCGGCTATGGTCAGTTATCGGAGCTTCTCGAGGGGTTGAGCGAGAGCGATCTGAATCGAGCCGTTGCGGCCGATCAGTGGCCGATTCGCAAGATCGTGCACCACCTGGCGGACGGCGAACCGGTTTACGGCTTGCTCATAAAGATCGCCGTGGGCACGCCTGGAAGCAAGGTGCGACTGGGTGACTACCCCGGCAACGAGCCCTGGTCCGAGGCACTCCACTGGGCCAATCGTGCCATCGAGCCGGCAGTGGCGCTGTTCAAGGCCCAGCGCGAGGACACGACAGCACTGCTTCGACAAAGGCCCGACGCCTGGGATCAGCAGATCCGCTTCGAGATGCCCCAAGAGCAGGATGAGATCTCGATGACGGTGACGCAGATGATCCAGGTCCTGGTTGATCACCTTGACGAGCATGCGGCGGAGATCGAGGATATCCGCAAGAAACACAATCTCTAG
- a CDS encoding uroporphyrinogen decarboxylase family protein: MDLFSYGTPTDRRERVLKAVQHQETDYVPYNFHAIPMVYHKIMDYYGLASSEEVADFIGNHVVKIGTDFNYNPWAEEVKDLDLTPSGGPVHTNLDASGALHEDEFGCVWDRTSGMPHPVAYPLSEDWRLFDSYQMPDPFREGRFDKAQALADRWRDRAFLFGKLGMALFERAWSIRGLTELMMDMVERPQFVHDLLDRIVTEWDLPVIDQQIDIGVDGFYFSDDWGTSSNMMFSPGMWRKFIRPRLKTIFDHCHNRGVYVGLHSDGKIQAIFPDLVEIGLDIFNPLEPSVMNPVEMKQRYGDKITFYGGIDVEHTMPFGTPEEVRAEIRERNETMTTGGGYILQTSHQVLWDTPMENIVAYIEEVRSLAGLETPTVNHE, translated from the coding sequence ATGGACTTGTTTTCCTACGGTACCCCAACCGATCGCCGGGAGCGCGTGCTCAAGGCAGTTCAACACCAGGAAACCGACTATGTACCCTACAACTTCCATGCCATTCCCATGGTATATCACAAGATCATGGACTATTATGGCCTGGCGAGCAGCGAAGAGGTGGCAGACTTCATCGGCAATCATGTGGTCAAGATCGGCACCGATTTCAACTACAATCCGTGGGCAGAGGAGGTGAAGGACCTGGATCTGACACCCAGTGGTGGGCCGGTACATACGAACCTGGATGCCAGCGGCGCTCTCCACGAGGATGAATTTGGCTGCGTCTGGGATCGCACATCGGGCATGCCCCATCCGGTTGCCTATCCGCTGTCGGAGGATTGGCGGTTGTTCGACAGCTATCAGATGCCCGATCCCTTTCGGGAAGGTCGCTTTGACAAAGCCCAGGCTCTGGCGGACCGCTGGCGGGACAGGGCCTTCCTCTTTGGAAAGCTTGGTATGGCCCTCTTCGAGCGCGCCTGGAGTATTCGGGGATTGACTGAATTGATGATGGACATGGTGGAGCGTCCCCAGTTCGTGCACGACCTGTTAGATCGCATTGTGACCGAATGGGACTTGCCTGTCATCGACCAGCAAATCGATATCGGCGTGGATGGATTCTATTTCTCCGACGATTGGGGCACATCGTCCAACATGATGTTCAGTCCGGGGATGTGGCGAAAATTCATCCGGCCGCGACTGAAAACCATTTTCGATCATTGCCACAACCGCGGCGTCTACGTCGGATTGCATTCCGATGGCAAGATTCAAGCCATCTTCCCCGATCTGGTTGAGATCGGCCTGGATATATTCAATCCCCTGGAGCCATCGGTGATGAATCCGGTCGAGATGAAGCAACGCTACGGGGATAAGATCACCTTCTACGGCGGAATCGATGTGGAGCATACCATGCCCTTTGGCACGCCCGAGGAAGTGCGCGCCGAAATCCGGGAGCGCAACGAAACCATGACAACAGGCGGTGGCTACATTCTTCAGACCAGCCATCAGGTTCTCTGGGACACCCCCATGGAGAACATCGTGGCATATATCGAAGAGGTCAGGTCGCTGGCCGGGTTGGAGACACCAACTGTGAACCATGAATGA
- the ybaK gene encoding Cys-tRNA(Pro) deacylase: MTTNAMRVLEQAAIPFGVRHFPVGEQHLSAEQVADAIDMAPETVFKTLITGGDQERHLFAVIPANTELDLKALASLSGQKRLRLVPLRDVQKLTGYVRGAVTVLAARRAFPVFFDETVELWPRVAVSAGERGMQLVLAPADFLRITGGQLGDIAR, encoded by the coding sequence ATGACGACCAACGCCATGCGGGTGTTGGAACAGGCCGCAATTCCTTTCGGGGTGCGTCATTTTCCGGTGGGCGAGCAGCATCTTTCCGCCGAACAGGTAGCGGATGCCATCGACATGGCGCCTGAGACTGTCTTCAAAACGCTGATTACCGGCGGCGATCAAGAGCGTCATCTTTTCGCGGTTATTCCGGCAAATACGGAATTGGATCTTAAGGCGCTGGCTTCTCTGTCGGGCCAGAAGCGCCTCAGGCTGGTACCGTTGCGCGATGTTCAGAAACTGACGGGTTACGTGCGCGGCGCCGTCACAGTACTGGCTGCCAGGCGGGCGTTTCCGGTCTTTTTCGATGAAACGGTCGAACTGTGGCCCCGGGTCGCCGTGAGCGCCGGCGAGCGAGGGATGCAATTGGTGTTGGCGCCAGCAGATTTTCTGAGGATCACCGGCGGGCAACTGGGCGATATCGCCCGTTGA